A stretch of DNA from Vanrija pseudolonga chromosome 6, complete sequence:
TGGAGAGGCATGACCGAGACGAGGGCAGCAACAACCTGGTCCAGGGGAAGAACCGAGGGGTTCTTGACAACCATCCGTGCCACGGCACCGGCAGCGTTGTCGCGGGCGTTGTAGACGGTGGGAGCAGAGTGCTCAGGAGGAGTGAAGAAGGGCTGGAGCACCGAGAGGAGGGCACCGTAGTGGCCAGAGAGGTCCGTGTCCGAGTTCTGGATCAGGACACCAGCCGCAAAGGCAGAGTCGGAGCGGACCTCGGGAGCCTCGTCTTGCAGACCACGCGAGATGATCTCAAGGAGGGGCTGGGTGAACGAGGTGACACCGCTCTTGAGGCCAACAATGATCTCGCCAAGAGAGCCAATGGCCATCGAGCGCTCGCTCGAGATGCGCTTGGGCTGGGTGTAGTTGGCAATCAGAGGAAGGACCTGGCCGAAAGCCTGGGCGAAGTCGGGGCCGAGGACAGTAGCCATGGCACCGAAAACGTCGGCAGCGTTCGAGACGAGCGCAGACTCGTACTCggacgagtcggcgtcgacaccggcagcctcgtcgtctccatCAGGGTCAAGCTGGCAGAGCGACTTCTTCTCGAGGATCTCAATGGCCGAGGTGGCAATCTCGTCAAGGCGGCCCTCAACAAGAGCGGGGCCACACTTGTTCATcgtgtcggcgagctccgAGCAGAGAACGATGACAACAGACCTGTCGCGTGGTTAGCGTCGTCATCTCCAAAGGTATAACAAGAATGTGGAGGAGATAGAGGGATCAGAGATAAAAATAAAACTAGTCTCAAGACACTTTGTGCCGTTCGAAGTGAGCTGAGTAATTGTATCATCACATAGAGTGATTGTGGGGGAGGAGGTTTGGGGAAGCAAAACAATACGCacttgtcgtcctcggacTTCCAGCCCTCGAGGATGTTGGGGAGAATGTGGTCAACGAGCTtcttgacgtcggcgtggaAGGGGACCTTGACGTGGGCACCCTGGATCCACTCGGTAGGGTTCGAGAGGTCGTAGAAGGTCTTGATGTACTGGAACAGAGCAGAGACGGCAGCCTTGCGGATACCCTCGTAGTAgtggtcgagctgctcgatcAGGACCTGCATGGTCTCCTCGAGGTAGGGGAGGAAGGCACCCTTAGTGGCGTTGAAGAGCTCGCCAATGGTGTCGACGGCAACCTCCTTCTCGATGGCGACAGCCGAGTTGACCTTGGCGAACAtctgctcgagcgcctcgaggtcggtctcctcctcaaggaggtcctcctcgtcaccgtcCTTGGACGAGCCAGCGCCGGTAGCGAaggcctcggcagcggcacgggcggtggtggcgcggtcctcctcaccctcctcaatgaactcgtcggcctcgctctGCTGAAGCGAAGCAACAAGGGCGGGAACACAGGTGGGGAGGTAGGCGGCAAACTCGGACTCGAAGACCTGGGCCATGACGCCAAAGAAGATGAACGACGACTCGCGGAGGCGAGTGTTGTCCATGGTGAGGGCCTCAAAGGCAGCCTTCATCATGTCCTGGAAGTAGGGACGGAAGAGGTCGGCACCGACAGCCTCGGCAATGGTGCCGATGGTGTCGGTGGCAACGCCACGAAGgtcgctctcgtcctcggtACCCGAGAGGGTAATGAAAGGAACGAGGCGCTTGATCGTCTGCTCGAAGTAGGGGCGGAACTTGTCCTTGGAGGCGTGGGCAGCCGAGCCAATGGCACCGGTAACGGTGATCTTGACGGGGACGGGGCCGTTCTcaaggaggatgaggagacGCTCCATGAGGAGAGGGAGGTAGTTGACAATGTCGTCACCGAGAATCTCGAGGTACGAGTCTAAGCACGTGCAGGCATTCTTCTGGGTCGAGGGGTCGACAATGAGGTCGAAGAGGATGGGGACGAtggtggcgtggcgcgtggcgcacTCCTCCGAGAGCCACTCGCAGAGGCAAGAGAGGGCAATGCAGGCAGCCTTGCGGACAGTGACGTCGCCGTCCCGGAGACCACCCTCGATAACGGGCCAGAGCTGGTCAACGTGGGGGCGAATGTACTCGGAGCAGCCCTCAACCGAAACACCAAAGGCCATGAGCGCCGACTTGCGCATGGGAGCCTCGCCGGCCATGTAGACCTGGAGCTGCTGCGAAAGGACGGGGAAGACCTGCTGAGGGGGGAGCGACTGGGAGAGCGTGTCGAGGCAGCGGAAGGCGAGGCGCGAAGGAGAGTCCTCGTCAACATCCTCGGGGTCCTCCTCGCAGCCGATAGGCAGGAGGCCCTCAATGATGGGCTTGGCAAGGCCGAGAGCCTGAACCTTGGACTTCTTGTAACGGACAGTCCACGAGAGGACGTTGAGAGCACCGCAGCGCATGTCCTCGTCAACGTCACGGTTCGCAGCAACGCCAAGGAAGAACTGGACAAGCTCGGCAACGTGCTTGGAGACAAGGGGGGtgtcgatgatgaggagggtCTCGAAGACGTCGTAACCGTGCTTGAcagcctcgtcgtcaccgtcggCAATGGCCTGCTGGAGAACGTTGAGCATGGGGACAATAAGCTCCTGGAAGGCCTTGATGTCGtgcttgtcctcgacgcTAATGtactcggcgaccttggcaaGGGCACGGACAGTGGTCATGCGGACCTCGCCAGACTCGTGGTCGTGGAGGGTCTTGGCGAAGAGCTCGAAGAGGGTCTTGACCTGCGACTCGAACGACTCGACAACGGTGTCGAGGAGCGAGTAGAGGACGAAGATCGAGGTCTCACGGTGGGTCTTGTCACCCGACTGGGTAGCCTGGTACAGACCGGGCATGAGCTCGGGCCACTGGGGAGGCTGGACAGTGAGCTCAATGTCGGCAAtggacgagacggcgcgaGCAAGCGAGTGGCGGACAATGGTGCTACGCGGGTTAGGACACTGTTGGCCAAACAAGTCACTCACGTAGGCTCCTGGGTGAGGCGGACAAGAATGTTCTGCTTGATCTGCTGACGGACAGGCTCGGGCGTCTTCTTCCAGAGCTTGCCGTTGGTGAAGCCTATCCGCTTCCTCAgctcgacagcggcgagctgacgGACCTGCAAGCGGGGTGTCAGTCAAAATTGCCATGATCCTAGCGGAGGCGCTAggacgcggcgtgcgcgcgcgggcccTAGTGATGCCTCCTCCTGGTTCTGCATCTACGTACGGCCTGGTTGGGGCTAGTCGCCGAAATTTCATAGAGGGCAGGGATACAGTCTGGCGACTTGAAGAACTGAGTGTTGAGCTGGGCAGTGGCCTGGGGAGGGGAGGTTAGCTCTGGAGGCGCATTGAATGCATGCGTGGTGTCGGGGACGGCGCCACGGGCAAAACTTACCTGCTTGATCACGTTGGTGTCAGGCGCCGTGGTAGCCTCGAGCAACTGGTGCAGGTTTGCGACGTAAGCGGGCTGATGGAGCTGTCAGCGATGGGGGGTTCTAGAGCTGTGTGTTGAGGAGTGACTGACGTCCATCTTTGCGGCCGCGCTTTCAAGGGAGCTGTAGCTCTCTTGGGTCGTGGAAGAGATGGAGAAGAGAGATgtaggaggaggaggaagggggtTGACAGTGACgggggggtgggtggattATGGGGGCGAGAAAAAGTTGCGCGCGCCAGAGGCCAACAACACGTCCAAGTGGCCAGTGATAACGCGGGAAAATCTGGGCGCGAGGGCCTTGCCACCCTGGACAGACTGCGCCACCCGTTAGCAGTGACACGAATGACACGTGTAAAATACTTCCGGCCGGGTCGCCGTgacgtcgagatggaggcgTTGGCCATGttcgacaacgacgcgcaACGAGAACACAACGTCTTGCGACTTGGATTCAGACTTGTTAGCAACCCCCAACCCTCACCATGATCCACGCAGTACTCATCTTCAATACGCACGGTGGGTGAGGATACTGTGATTcccgctgacccaccaggcAAACCGCGGCTGTCCAAGTTCTTCACGGCGATCCCTCCACTGCGGCAACAGGCCCTCATCTCCCAGATCTTCTCGTTCATTTCggaccggccggccggcgtgtGCAACTTTCTCGACGTCCCCGAGCTTGTTTTCCcctccgcgtcctcgggggCCGTCACACCCAACGGTaacggcaagggcaaggccgctgcgcggagtgacgacgacgacacgagaATCATCTACCGCCACTACGCGACACTGTACTTTGTGTAGGTTGCGCGCGTTGGGGCAGCTTTCTGACGCCAGCTTCGTGGTCGATGGGGCTGAGAGCGAACTCGGTATCCTCGACTTGATACAGGTGTTTGTCGAGTCGCTTGACCGCGCGTTCGAGAACGTATGCGAGCTCGACTTGATCTTCCACttcgacgaggtgggttgcCGTTGGGCGTCGGGCGTCACTGACGGCGTAGGTGCAGCACGTGCTCGGGGAGATCATTCAGGGcgggctcgtcctcgagacGAACATTAACGAGATCAGCCTGTGTGGTGCGTTATTAAGGCTGGCAGCGCTGAccccccaagcccaagcgtCACAACGTAACCGCAaggcgtcggccgcgagcgcaaATCCCTTGCTGCCATCACTGCTTGTCGCACCGGGTGCAGGCAGAGGCCGTGGATCGGCGGCGGACGGACCACGGCGGTGGCTCTCATCCATCGGCGTCTAGGTGTATTGTGTACATACTTGTAATACATGTGAGGTGTCTACCTGTCTACAATATAGGTGCGATAGGGGCAGCGGAGTGCACCAACCCATTCACCTTGGCGCGCCAGCCGTTGGCTGTAGTGCTGCCGTTGGTCGCGTTAGCCGCTGGGGGTTCGGGCAGGGGGTCCTTGAACCGGCGTTGATAAGTGCGAGGGGTGTCAGGTTCAGGCTGGTGGGTGAGTTCAACAACAACGTCGCCAAGCCACCTACAAGGACATATTGGACGAGGTTCTTGTCAATGAGGCCGTCGTTGCAGTACTGGATGTACTGGCGGACAGCGTCTAATGTCAGCCAAGCTCTAGAGGCCGACTCACCCTTGACTCCTGCCAAGTTTTCCCCAGTGGCtccggcctcggcgtcgaacACGACATCAAGGCCGAATCGCGCGCCGAGTTCCGCAGCCGTCGCAATGGCCTCTGATAATGGGACCTCATCGACCAAGGCGATGACGAGGGCAAAAGTCGCCATTGCTAATGTTTCTGGCCGGTAGAGGACTCCGAGCGGTGACAAGAAGCCCTCGTTGAGGAGTACCCAGCCCAGCTCCGTGACGACagcctcggtcgcctcgctcttcggggccggctcgctcgagtcgacgTCCATAGCGTCCCCTGACGCCAGCTCATCGGCCCAGAACTTGTCCAGACCGCGAATACTCCGCCGTAACACGGGCCACGGCTGCTCGACAACCATGTCGAAGcacagcgcctcgaggacgacctcctccATCGCGAGCACCTCCTTCTCCCACCGCCTGTACTCTGGCCCAGCGTTGTGCGTCTACAATCAGCACAGGCAACAACGGCAGACCCACCTCTGGCACATCCTCTACCGGCTCGTAGAACTTGGCCCCAGGCTCAAACTTTGCCAGGCACGCGTTGATAATGTATCGCAGCTTGATGGCCCCCTCCTCAATCTTGgacgcgaggaagaggatggTCGGGGCAATGAGCTGAATCGTTAGGGGGGTTGCCATGTCATGTCCTCACTCTTGGCTCAAAGTCCTTGAGGGAACGACGCATGAAGAAGCGGTGGaccagcacggcggcgacagtcacggtgcccttgcccttggtcacttcgacctcgacgtcagGCTCGACTTTGGGAGGTGGGGGACGCCTGGGGGTTTAGCAGGGAGCTCGAGAGATCAGCCACTCACCCTGCCGCATCTGCCAACTTGGCAGCAGTCGCGTTTGCCGATGATGCTACTGCGCCTGCCTGCACCACAGCGGTTCTCATCGCCAGGCTGCGAACGACCATGATAGCCTCGCGGCGCCCTCGCAgttcgcgctcgcggtcgatGCCGTCTTCGCGAGACGGCGTCTGATCGAGCGCTGCTGGGTCAAAGAGCCACTGTTggtgcgctcggcgcagtGGCAGCATTGTTGAGGTGTATGGACAAGTGAGGAGAGGGACAATACACGATTGTGTGACGGTTGCGTCGAAGCCTTCCTTGTCCCACTCGTCAacatgcagcagcacggtGAGGTGCGTGCCTAAGTTGCCGAAATAATGACGTGTGTAAAATGGATAAACTCGGGTCTTGGCTCTCAGTGCGAGTAAAAGTCTGGTGGTATCAGTCAGTCGAGCGGGgaggctgcctgcctgccatcAGTTGCCTTGACAGCTGCACCGTGGCCAAATGTTGAGTCGCAACAACGGCATCTCAATCAACAGCTTCTCAACGAGTTCAACTCGCGACATTCTCACAAGTTCATGCCAATAGGCACCTTTAGCAGCTCTTGGACACGAAAGCTCGCACCTTTGGCTTGTCGTTTTACCCACCTCACCCCAACAGCACCCCTCTTTGCCCATCGCACCACATCCACACTTGCCTCCAAAACAATGACCACCGTTCCGTCGTCTGTCAACAAGTCGGCCCACGAGTTTGACAAGGGCAACCttgacgccgtgctcgcccgcCGCTTCTTCTACGCCCCCGCCTTTGAGATCTACGGCGGTGTCGCCGGCCTGTACGACTATGGACCGACCGGCTCGTCGCTCCAGGCCAACATCCTCGACGCATGGCGTAAGCACTACATTATCGAGGAGGAcatgctcgagctcgacacgactATTATGACTCTTGACGAGGTGCTCAAGACCTCGGGCCACGTTGCCAAGTGAGTGAACGAGCTCGTGCACCTGCTGACAGAGCTTAGGTTCGCCGACTGGATGGTCAAGGACACCAAGAACGGCGAGATCTACCGTgccgaccacctcgtcgaggccgtgaTTGAGGCCCGCCTCAAGGGTGACAAGGAGGCTCGCGGCATCCAGCacgtcgaggttgaggagacggacgagaagaagaagaagaagaaaaaGAATGTCAAGGCGACTGCcatcaagctcgacgacaacactGTTGCCGAGTACGAGTTCCTCCTCGCTCAGATTGACAACTACACTGgccccgagctcggcgagcttaTCCGCAAGCACAAGATCACCAACCCCACCACTGGCAACGACCTGACCGACCCTGTCGAGTTCAACCTCATGTTCGAGTCGAACATTGGCCCCACCGGTGCCATCAAGGGGTGAGTTGGAGCTTGGgtcgcgtgcgtgcgtgtggtgTGCTGACGATGGTAAGCTACCTCCGCCCCGAGACTGCCCAGGGCCACTTTGTCAACTTCGCTCGTCTCCTCGAGTTCAACAACGGCCGTGTTCCGTTTGCCTCGGCCCAGATCGGCAAGTCGTTCCGTAACGAGATTGCGCCCCGCCAGGGCCTGCTCCGTGTCCGCGAGTTCACCATGGCCGAGATTGAGCACTACGTCGACCCATTGGACAAGAAGCACGCCCGCTTcaacgaggtcaaggacgttgtcctcaccctcctccccaagGAAGTCCAGCAGGAGGGCCGTACCGACCTCACCCAGATGACCACTGGCGACGCCGTTGCCAAGGGCGTTGTTGACAACGAGACCCTCGGCTACTTCCTCGCAAGGACGCAGCTGTTCCTTACCAAGATTGGTATCGACCCCAAGCGCCTCCGCTGCCGTCAGCACATGGCCAACGAGATGGCCCACTACGCTGCCGACTGCTGGGACTTTGAGATCCAGTCGTCGTACGGCTGGGTTGAGTGTGTTGGCTGCGCCGACCGCTCGGCTTACGACCTCACTGTCCACTCGGTCCGCACCAAGCAGGCCCTCCGTGTCCAGCAGCGTCTCGAGAAGCCCATTGTTGTCGAGAAGCTTGACGTCCAGTTCGAGGCCAAGCCCTTCGGCATCAAGTTCAAGAAGgacgccgccaccatcaaggacaccctcctcggcctccccaAGGAGCGCCTCCAGTGCATCAAGGACGACTTCGCCTCCAagggctcgtcctcggtcaagtgcaccgacggcaaggactACGAGATTACCCCCGACCTCGTCCGCATCGAGCCCCTCACTGTTACTGAGCACGGTGAGTTGTGTGTGTTGTCAACTTTTTCGCTGACCTTTTAGTTCGCGAGTTCACCCCCAACGTCATTGAGCCCTCGTTCGGTATCGGTCGTATCCTCTActcgctcctcgagcactcGTACTGGGCTCGTGAGCAGGACGTTGCCCGCGGTGTTCTTTCGTTCCCCGTCCTTGTTGCTCCTATCAAGGTCTTGATCGTTGCCATCAGCAACGACCCTGCTCTCACCGCGATCATCCACGACCTCAGTGAGTTGGCGCGTCAGTGGTGAGAGACCATATCACTAACACCTCTTTTAGCTCGTCGTTTCCGCAAGCTCGGCATTGCcagccgcgtcgacgactcgggcgcgTCCATCGGCAAGAAGTACGCCCGTAacgacgagcttggcacTCCCTTCGGCTGCACTGTCGACTTTGCCAGTAAGTGGATTGCAAGAAGTGGTTTGTCAGCATTCGCTCACGCGCCACCCAGCCGCCAAGAACGGCACCATCACCCTCCGTGAGCGCGACACGACGTCGCAGCTCatcggcaaggtcgacgacgttattgccgttgtcgacgagctcgtcaagggcAACATCAACTGGGACGGCGCGagcaagaagctcgaggtCTACAGCGGCGTCCAGGACGTCGAGTAATGGCAGTAGAGGACTATCTATCACCTACAGATCGCGTCGGCAGGACGCGCATGCATCGTTGTCCCACCTCGTGCTACATGTACCCTTGtctgtcgctgctgccgtcaTGTTGTCGCATCCAAGACCTTGATCGTGAGCATCCCTGATGAGTGCCGTGAGCCACATTCGTGTCACTGTTTGAGAGTTGGCGGCCTCTGCGCATACAGGTCCGAGGCGATGCAAGTGTGGGCCATTCCGTAAGCCAAAGTTGGCCGACGAGTCCAGATGCTCCAGGGATGGAGCGCGGGGATGATGGGGCCAATGTGGTCACTGATCGCCGCAAACGAGCAAGCGGCCTAAGTGGTCGAAACGGTCGTGAGGTTGCCACGGGTTTGGGAGGTTTGGGTTGTCCATGCGGGCGCATGCGAGGGATAACCTCTTGCGCACCCTCGCGTTAACCTCCGTTCCGAGCTCGGGTACACGAGCTTAGATATGTGCACACATACTAATAGAGTTGGTTCCTTTCACATGGGTGCAGTTGTGTGCCACACAACACGCAGAGTTCTGTTCTGGGTGGCTGCCCTGCCTGCGCGCCTGCGTCGCCCTTGACCTgtgcgtggcggcgcgtgcgcgtgcggccgCGAGCCATTGTCACCGGGCGCCGCTGTACACTGTCAACAGGGCGCGCGGTGTATATTTATTTACATCTGGCAGAGATCGGGAAGCGATGGGCAGCGCTCGATCGATCGCACGAGACGACGCGTGCTGCAGGCCTGTGCACCACACCAACCAGAAGTGCGGGCATCGGTGTTGGGAACAGCAACAGCTACAGCACGGAAACACCGCCGAGTACCGCGCGCAAAACCCGACGACGAAACAAGCATGCGGGACGGCCGGTTTGGGTTGAGGGTCAGGCGTCaggcgggcgcggggtggATTCAAGCATGCACGACAAGAGGGCGTGGCGCTGCCGTGGCttggcgcggtggcggcagcggcaacgaggggcggcggcggcgacatgcTGGTGCTGGATGTCATGCGAGCAAGCTAGGAACGAACGGGCGCATCCAGACGGCCAGACGGCCatggagcgcgcgcgcgcgggtaCGAGCAGACCGTGCCGTGCGGTGTgtgcagggcggcggcggcgacccagCTTGGCAACGAGACATAGTAACATGCAGGCACTGCTCGCCGCGTTCCTACGTGCAATTTCACGGACATGGCCTGCGGCGCCAGGGGCAGGTGTCTCATCAGTGTGAACGggggtggtgctgggggGCACTGGGGCCACTGTGCATGCTTTTGCCGCGTCACTGCattctgctgctgctgctgcgtgtgACTTGGCCGCGGTCGTGAGGAGCAGAAGCGAGGTGGGAGGAGAGAGCTGGTGTGACAGGAGGCTGCAGACTGATCTGATCGAGATTTGTTTGTACTGTAATGCATAGTAGgctggtgcggcggcggcgtggtaTGCGGCGTGGTAAGGAATTGTTTCTCCGTGAATCCTGGCTGGTGGTTGTCGTGTATAGAGTTTAGGTCTGGGCTCGGGGCTCGGGGctgagggaggggggggggcggaGGCTGGAGGGGCTGCTGGGAAGGCTGCGGGAGTGATGCGAAAAAAATAGGCAGTGCATAGCAAGCAACAGTGTCATGCTAGCTAAAACAAGCTTGCGACACG
This window harbors:
- the kap123 gene encoding putative importin subunit beta-4 gives rise to the protein MDPAYVANLHQLLEATTAPDTNVIKQATAQLNTQFFKSPDCIPALYEISATSPNQAVRQLAAVELRKRIGFTNGKLWKKTPEPVRQQIKQNILVRLTQEPTTIVRHSLARAVSSIADIELTVQPPQWPELMPGLYQATQSGDKTHRETSIFVLYSLLDTVVESFESQVKTLFELFAKTLHDHESGEVRMTTVRALAKVAEYISVEDKHDIKAFQELIVPMLNVLQQAIADGDDEAVKHGYDVFETLLIIDTPLVSKHVAELVQFFLGVAANRDVDEDMRCGALNVLSWTVRYKKSKVQALGLAKPIIEGLLPIGCEEDPEDVDEDSPSRLAFRCLDTLSQSLPPQQVFPVLSQQLQVYMAGEAPMRKSALMAFGVSVEGCSEYIRPHVDQLWPVIEGGLRDGDVTVRKAACIALSCLCEWLSEECATRHATIVPILFDLIVDPSTQKNACTCLDSYLEILGDDIVNYLPLLMERLLILLENGPVPVKITVTGAIGSAAHASKDKFRPYFEQTIKRLVPFITLSGTEDESDLRGVATDTIGTIAEAVGADLFRPYFQDMMKAAFEALTMDNTRLRESSFIFFGVMAQVFESEFAAYLPTCVPALVASLQQSEADEFIEEGEEDRATTARAAAEAFATGAGSSKDGDEEDLLEEETDLEALEQMFAKVNSAVAIEKEVAVDTIGELFNATKGAFLPYLEETMQVLIEQLDHYYEGIRKAAVSALFQYIKTFYDLSNPTEWIQGAHVKVPFHADVKKLVDHILPNILEGWKSEDDKSVVIVLCSELADTMNKCGPALVEGRLDEIATSAIEILEKKSLCQLDPDGDDEAAGVDADSSEYESALVSNAADVFGAMATVLGPDFAQAFGQVLPLIANYTQPKRISSERSMAIGSLGEIIVGLKSGVTSFTQPLLEIISRGLQDEAPEVRSDSAFAAGVLIQNSDTDLSGHYGALLSVLQPFFTPPEHSAPTVYNARDNAAGAVARMVVKNPSVLPLDQVVAALVSVMPLQFDPLENRAVYAAIFSLFRSNAAILEPHLDQLLQAFAYNLSAEHEDDTTDETKAELRALVEHLKATVPDKVAAVGL
- the Ap3s1 gene encoding AP-3 complex subunit sigma-1; amino-acid sequence: MIHAVLIFNTHGKPRLSKFFTAIPPLRQQALISQIFSFISDRPAGVCNFLDVPELVFPSASSGAVTPNGNGKGKAAARSDDDDTRIIYRHYATLYFVFVVDGAESELGILDLIQVFVESLDRAFENVCELDLIFHFDEVQHVLGEIIQGGLVLETNINEISLCAQASQRNRKASAASANPLLPSLLVAPGAGRGRGSAADGPRRWLSSIGV
- the pch1 gene encoding Cyclin pch1 — its product is MLPLRRAHQQWLFDPAALDQTPSREDGIDRERELRGRREAIMVVRSLAMRTAVVQAGAVASSANATAAKLADAAGRPPPPKVEPDVEVEVTKGKGTVTVAAVLVHRFFMRRSLKDFEPRLIAPTILFLASKIEEGAIKLRYIINACLAKFEPGAKFYEPVEDVPETHNAGPEYRRWEKEVLAMEEVVLEALCFDMVVEQPWPVLRRSIRGLDKFWADELASGDAMDVDSSEPAPKSEATEAVVTELGWVLLNEGFLSPLGVLYRPETLAMATFALVIALVDEVPLSEAIATAAELGARFGLDVVFDAEAGATGENLAGVKDAVRQYIQYCNDGLIDKNLVQYVLPEPDTPRTYQRRFKDPLPEPPAANATNGSTTANGWRAKVNGLVHSAAPIAPIL
- the GRS1 gene encoding Glycine--tRNA ligase 1, mitochondrial, whose amino-acid sequence is MPIGTFSSSWTRKLAPLACRFTHLTPTAPLFAHRTTSTLASKTMTTVPSSVNKSAHEFDKGNLDAVLARRFFYAPAFEIYGGVAGLYDYGPTGSSLQANILDAWRKHYIIEEDMLELDTTIMTLDEVLKTSGHVAKFADWMVKDTKNGEIYRADHLVEAVIEARLKGDKEARGIQHVEVEETDEKKKKKKKNVKATAIKLDDNTVAEYEFLLAQIDNYTGPELGELIRKHKITNPTTGNDLTDPVEFNLMFESNIGPTGAIKGYLRPETAQGHFVNFARLLEFNNGRVPFASAQIGKSFRNEIAPRQGLLRVREFTMAEIEHYVDPLDKKHARFNEVKDVVLTLLPKEVQQEGRTDLTQMTTGDAVAKGVVDNETLGYFLARTQLFLTKIGIDPKRLRCRQHMANEMAHYAADCWDFEIQSSYGWVECVGCADRSAYDLTVHSVRTKQALRVQQRLEKPIVVEKLDVQFEAKPFGIKFKKDAATIKDTLLGLPKERLQCIKDDFASKGSSSVKCTDGKDYEITPDLVRIEPLTVTEHVREFTPNVIEPSFGIGRILYSLLEHSYWAREQDVARGVLSFPVLVAPIKVLIVAISNDPALTAIIHDLTRRFRKLGIASRVDDSGASIGKKYARNDELGTPFGCTVDFATAKNGTITLRERDTTSQLIGKVDDVIAVVDELVKGNINWDGASKKLEVYSGVQDVE